One genomic region from Cardiocondyla obscurior isolate alpha-2009 linkage group LG19, Cobs3.1, whole genome shotgun sequence encodes:
- the Htt gene encoding huntingtin isoform X3: MAHLNVLKAVETLNSLRESDVSSDPTASRKEKVSCCSVIVEGICLPSVRQNTKFPQILSATVETLLALCDDEESDIRMVADESLNKIIRAMVDSNIVKIQIELYNEIKRNGPARVLRAALWRFGLLSHMIRPSRGKAYVANLIPCIVIIAHRSEDTVIETLSQSLPLICKVLGPFMTDKDVKNLLKAFFENISSSQAVFRRAAANMILTTCINCRKPQFFLSYVMDYMLDLITSGRNADDHSFAVIGVFGCLRVILPHICKPLEPQENEIQQIDSLLHIYELCLHYTKWHSDHNVINAALETLAQLLKMPPKPLVSVLLSSEGITQSRILNQIACIPSLGHMSISSASTIHGANSDSILTLHEPDMPEITPNVEWIADTEITLPEMCNPQTQSECTSNVIETKEKTLENYCQLKIETTDNEITEEGSDGESEIEKSEKTPYLSLQSEHLKEEDYSEDITISFASPKKSSLDFALYEIDVGSFTDSDMPVKFCCRYLVSSFLLTGKPGQLIPDKLFRVSVKSLALTCVGYILKLYPHLFTMTMAKETSCNETNQLIADILLFANHSDPQIRGNIAVVIGFFLKSVFVQYGGSFRNFENECLAQQGRGNILLEDMIKLLLKGLNDDSATTCRQTLDALNFCLPELLDSINNEHGLTILTALPKLVKNPYFLVKVKLADLLSKLSYITIEHITGQSLFQEHFIDVIIVLLGDQDQRVRHAASNAIVKSIPCLYFRHPQEDTVTRKATQYTQQFLSAVTSSISELSSCQDKHKPFVNTSIKPFVFLNYYNGTNYDSNLEYSLSRIVNILTEILTVHSSKYLIYGCCETLFCLSEAYPTTVYVRGWDCILPKTLLKKSKKNSDRSDVNDISFVNEMISSPMCSGLLSLALPLLTSSTISLDLSTHRHLILLAGNLASGLAVCNFKTGSDPMKLWSTCKDRYLELLMTHITRVLNIFVHVIDEVQIIQASSKPVLPSLSTQTLSPRKKIMSEQKSKEKGEKIGSLKIGKDQMGTFVGKPHYMKIYDILKAAHSNYSVTLQHEASEMYISLLNAMLDVLSQILEIASVNEAGRIAEEVLCYLKTTVVLSPTATVQCVQQLLKCLFGTNVCAQWSELDVQKNMDRCGTLQDDVRGFYNQCFQHPARQMANTIKCIGNNCRGENEPDNGWIGLLRRKSDRKFSSVFKTLARSSDQKTSVVSFIRLFEPMVIKSLKQYTVTSNIALQCQFEFIEEGHVQQTEDLLPKIFNFLVHLSYEKNHSKVIIGVPKIIQLCDGLMASGQPAISHCIPALAPVIEDIFLIRNGSSSVIEQRELETTRDVLIAMLLRLVEYHEVVELLALCLAESRFSGDGNGEEKWRRWSRLTMDTVLPILAAGKIRIESEKAHVALVKLFAAISPTVFRPVDPLLKILFTTSIPKTASILKLKRWLSMINVVLLSLISCAKEEAMLARLSDLSVCVSDVSNLSPLKSAAFHECADPLNASSIQSRQMPSEQIFARFIFKVINLISTKVFSLLGLINHKSVNPFVDFSDYTADDNYLIHQFAFFLQLCIHMFESGSHCKVANATMQMIQGRNVSDEEKLLIDDLNYMMLSIGNVCPTVTCQWAYLMILLGYNEMSFWSKVLGTNKCDSIRSSEKKTFNCVNSSINIQIIRRGGIILFCDYICENLNDVEPLTWLLINHIEEAINVAVESPVRDLLTTAIHRNPAASGLLVQAVATKCTNLSQPSFIKRLLQCIEGAHHSQSGAVIMTLIPRLLSTKYLALSRMAAKIASRRVEILLTTAVEDVKDQLSKDDIVKIMDILQTTKLARKHGGLVSLLNKLAVQCYDLSPLELDQCRPFNPSTVKSIQLDRNWFLSQVKLRCCHASASNNPMELAQLLQDLDLDDCLSILSCKEFNLKILKHCVILGARLTVEKCQKLEFGKAQSEKDFYFDASPLYVAAKQCLLEHIHYICELLPKPHQIYNPEADNTSGMEQKYATRFSELLSDALYWEILFTIIPTVKVYMKTLPKLAKYNVAKIDMKFEEDIAKFSVLCLELAHWMIYSDRKNDRKLKPHDMDLALSCASEILRHAASSKIFGDNSRYTWVCSATISLTKVIESILTTVDPLPTMDYQALEPALQDENTKDYARACIQMASIVAWLEKCQADSTTKNIPPYLFNTIKSLIISISRQPLVNSYILTPPLVWKHGCHIVGSGPTKCYFPLMSSESNLLQEVDVLEQFIYRVNLLGWTSRSQFEEIWMAFLSVLNFLQNENTPSDEITALIQASSLAIQAITKLLLQTLLLPYPGNPGASVLIHHPRDPQLSVHKTSSQKLFVIQELLMWKYEYMNNAENKHGLKLNHIFQRGNVERTAAPDRYMYSQLSVSYLWSLCNLYEDKLNSSVLNLKNRRNDALMSASLDLDSCLRFLIEHYTIWTSPHANTPVQLLTEIMKSILAISELFLERSQYQWMLDVCLEISRAHPIENVILHQYLAISVCKAAAVLTPLDLDTLDKVKRIVDVNLKSVFLASRVSALHGSLYLLQSAVLAKCEETMNIIHPLAIEYIQKHIDPQDSNSVLNQSEEHQGIMWALVFFLLEHAEDTPPDTEAPAVLELVLSLVTSQNISYGLHQTLLQGLERLVATKSVVGKVAEQIVKVAIDRLKQPSPLLALPAMQLLLTCMYTEAADRLNQPGVEEPLPDVEPETLVRSIERTSAIFDKIRKGHSMEVEVLCTVLSCLLGDFFPPSEILTKVIGEFLSPQQPHPRLLSAVVFKVCEKACTCTEMELLQDWVVFSLPNFIQSLPMAMSTWCLSCFFISASTNHWLRALFPYVQSRIGKYEYEDKKILCIAASDFYHKLSKESQKKAFVETFEAAAKEPGTPFTDILASF; the protein is encoded by the exons ATGGCTCACCTAAACGTGCTAAAGGCCGTGGAAACGCTGAATTCGCTGCGAGAATCCGACGTTTCGTCGGATCCGACGGCTAG CAGGAAGGAGAAAGTGTCGTGCTGCTCGGTCATCGTTGAGGGGATATGCCTACCGAGTGTCAGACAGAACACCAAGTTTCCACAGATTCTCAGTGCTACTGTCGAAACGCTCCTCGCACTTTGCGACGATGAGGAATCTGACATCAGAATGGTCGCGGACGAATCTCTCAACAAAATTATTAGG GCAATGGTCGACAGTAACATTGTCAAGATCCAAATAGAGCTTTATAATGAGATCAAAAGAAATGGACCAGCACGTGTATTAAGAGCTGCACTTTGGAGATTTGGCCTGCTGAGTCACATGATACGCCCTTCTAGGGGTAAAGCTTATGTTGCAAATCTGATTCCATGTATAGTTATCATTGCCCATAGATCAGAGGATACAGTAATTGAAACATTATCACAATCATTACCATTAATTTGCAAAGTATTAGGACCATTTATGACAGACAAAGATGTCAAG aatTTACTGAAAGCattctttgaaaatatttcgtcTTCTCAGGCAGTTTTTCGTAGGGCAGCAGCTAATATGATTTTGACAACATGTATAAATTGCAGAAAGCCACAATTCTTTTTAAGTTATGTGATGGATTACATGTTAG ATTTAATAACGTCGGGAAGAAACGCCGACGACCATTCCTTTGCTGTTATAGGCGTTTTCGGATGCCTAAGAGTGATTTTACCTCATATATGTAAACCCTTGGAGCCCCAAGAGAACGAAATACAACAGATAGACAGCTTGTTACATATTTATGAATTATGTTTGCACTATACCAAATGGCATTCTGATCATAATGTGATAAATGCAGCTTTAGAGACCTTAGCACAACTTTTAAAAATGCCTCCAAAGCCTCTAGTGTCTGTTTTACTGTCTTCAGAGGGTATTACGCAAAGTAGAATATTGAATCAAATTGCATGCATTCCGTCATTGGGTCACATGAGTATTTCCAGTGCAAGTACTATACATGGTGCAAATTCGGACTCTATTTTAACTTTACACGAGCCTGATATGCCGGAGATTACGCCAAATGTGGAATGGATTGCAGACACAGAAATTACATTACCGGAAATGTGTAATCCACAAACGCAGAGCGAATGTACGAGCAACGTAAttgaaacgaaagaaaagacATTAGAGAAttattgtcaattaaaaattgaaaccaCTGACA aCGAGATTACAGAAGAAGGCAGCGATGGCGAAAGTGAGATCGAAAAATCTGAGAAAACGCCGTATCTAAGCCTACAAAGCGAACACTTGAAAGAAGAAGATTATTCCGAAGATATTACTATATCATTTGCTTCTCCCAAAAAATCATCTCTAGATTTCGCGTTATATGAAATAGATGTCGGAAGTTTTACCGACTCCGATATGCCCGTAAAGTTTTGTTGCCGTTACTTGGTGTCGTCCTTTTTATTAACGGGCAAGCCTGGACAGTTAATACCGGAcaaattatttcgcgttaGCGTAAAATCTCTCGCTCTAACATGCGTGGGTTACATTCTTAAACTTTATCCGCATTTGTTTACAATGACCATGGCCAAAGAAACAAGCTGCAATGAAACAAACCAATTGATTGCAGACATTTTGTTATTTGCGAATCACTCAGATCCTCAAATCAGGGGTAACATAGCAGTGGTGATTGGATTTTTTCTAAAATCTGTATTTGTTCAGTATGGCGGCTCCTTTCGGAACTTTGAAAATGAGTGCTTAGCTCAGCAGGGACGtggaaatatattattagaagacatgataaaattacttttgaaa GGTTTGAATGATGATTCCGCGACTACTTGCCGTCAAACGTTGGACGCGTTAAACTTCTGTTTGCCGGAGTTACTAGATTCTATCAACAACGAGCACGGTCTTACCATCTTAACCGCGTTGCCAAAACTCGTGAAAAATCCATATTTTCTAGTGAAAGTAAAATTAGCTGACTTGTTGAGCAAGTTATCGTATATTACAATAGAGCACATAACAGGACAATCGTTATTCCAAGAACATTTTATCGATGTTATAATAGTATTACTAGGTGATCAAGACCAAAGAGTGAGACACGCCGCGTCAAACGCGATTGTTAA gaGTATTCCCTGTTTATATTTCCGACACCCTCAAGAGGATACTGTTACAAGGAAGGCTACGCAATACACTCAACAGTTCTTAAGCGCAGTAACATCAAGTATTTCAGAATTATCGTCATGCCAAGATAAGCATAAACCGTTCGTAAATACATCCATCAAGCCCTTCGTATTTCTGAATTATTACAACGGAACGAATTACGATTCTAATCTGGAATACTCTTTATCTCGTATAGTTAATATTCTAACAGAGATACTAACGGTGCATtcttcaaaatatttaatatatggaTGCTGCGAGACTCTTTTCTGTTTGAGCGAGGCTTATCCAACTACAGTTTATGTCAGAGGATGGGATTGCATTTTACCGAAGACTTTgctaaaaaaatcgaaaaagaaCAGCGACCGATCGGATGTTAACGATATTAGTTTTGTGAACGAGATGATTTCCTCACCGATGTGTAGCGGTCTCTTATCACTGGCATTACCGCTATTAACGTCATCAACAATTAGTTTAGATTTATCTACGCACCGGCATTTAATTCTTCTCGCCGGTAATCTGGCTTCTGGTTTAGCCGTTTGTAACTTTAAGACCGGCAGTGACCCGATGAAACTTTGGAGTACATGTAAAGATAGATATCTAGAACTTTTGATGACACACATTACGAGAGttctcaatattttcgttcacGTAATCGACGAGGTGCAGATAATACAAGCAAGTTCTAAGCCCGTTTTACCGTCCCTGTCCACACAAACGTTATCGCccagaaagaaaattatgtcgGAGCaaaaatcgaaagaaaaaggagagaaaattGGCAGCTTGAAGATCGGAAAGGATCAAATGGGAACGTTCGTTGGCAAACCACATTACATGAAAATATACGATATTCTAAAAGCAGCACATTCTAATTATTCGGTTACTCTGCAGCACGAGGCCAGCGAAATGTACATTTCTTTACTGAACGCGATGCTGGACGTTCTGTCGCAGATCCTAGAAATCGCGTCTGTCAACGAAGCAGGTAGAATAGCGGAAGAGGTGCTATGTTATCTAAAAACCACCGTCGTATTGTCACCAACGGCTACGGTTCAATGTGTGCAACAACTGTTGAAATGCTTGTTCGGTACGAATGTATGCGCACAGTGGAGTGAGCTGGATGTACAAAAGAATATGGATCGATGCGGCACGCTGCAAGATGACGTCCGAGGTTTTTATAATCAATGCTTTCAGCATCCCGCCAGACAAATGGCGAATACAATAAAATGCATTGGAAATAATTGCAGGGGCGAAAATGAGCCGGATAATGGATGGATAGGATTGCTTCGCAGAAAAAGTGACCGTAAATTTTCGTCGGTATTTAAGACCTTGGCGCGATCTTCGGACCAGAAAACGTCTGTCGTGTCTTTTATCCGACTTTTCGAACCGATGGTTATAAAATCTCTGAAGCAGTATACTGTTACGAGTAACATCGCGTTGCAGTGCCAG TTTGAATTTATTGAAGAGGGACATGTGCAACAAACCGAGGATCTTTTgccgaaaatatttaatttcttggTGCATTTGTCATACGAGAAAAATCATTCCAAAGTAATAATAGGCGTAccgaaaattattcaattatgcGACGGTCTGATGGCGAGCGGACAGCCGGCGATCTCGCACTGTATACCTGCACTTGCGCCCGTTATTGAggatatatttcttattcgcAATGGAAGTTCGAGCGTAATTGAACAACGAGAGTTAGAAACAACAAGAGACGTATTAATAGCCATGTTATTACGTTTAGTGGAGTACCACGAAGTGGTGGAACTTTTGGCCCTGTGTCTGGCCGAATCTAGATTTAGTGGCGATGGCAATGGCGAGGAGAAGTGGCGAAGATGGTCTAGACTGACAATGGATACCGTGCTTCCAATATTGGCCGCCGGAAAGATTAGAATAGAATCCGAAAAAGCTCACGTCGCGCTAGTGAAATTATTTGCGGCAATCTCACCCACGGTCTTCCGACCGGTGGATCCACTTCTGAAGATCCTATTCACCACGTCAATACCTAAAACCGCTTCAATACTCAAGCTGAAGCGTTGGTTAAGCATGATCAATGTCGTCCTGCTTTCGCTGATCTCTTGTGCGAAGGAGGAGGCAATGTTAGCGCGTCTCTCGGATCTCAGCGTATGCGTGTCGGACGTATCGAATCTTTCGCCACTCAAGAGCGCCGCTTTTCACGAATGTGCAGATCCGTTAAATGCCTCGAGCATTCAGTCGCGCCAAATGCCATCCGAGCAGATATTCGCCAGATTTATATTCAAGGTAATTAATCTAATAAGCACGAAGGTTTTCAGTTTGCTTGGTCTGATAAATCATAAATCCGTAAATCCCTTTGTTGATTTTTCTGATTATACGGCAGATGACAATTATCTAATTCATCAGTTTGCtttctttttgcaattatGTATTCATATGTTCGAGTCTGGCAGCCACTGCAAGGTGGCGAATGCAACGATGCAAATGATTCAAGGGCGCAACGTATCCGACGAGGAAAAGCTACTTATCGACGACTTAAATTACATGATGCTCAGCATTGGAAACGTATGTCCAACGGTAACGTGCCAGTGGGCATATTTAATGATACTTTTAGGATATAACGAGATGTCTTTTTGGTCGAAAGTATTGGGCACCAACAAGTGTGATTCTATTCgttcgagcgagaaaaaaacatttaactGCGTTAACAGCAGTATAAATATTCAGATTATTAGAAGAGGcggtattatattattttgtgacTACATATGCGAGAATCTCAACGACGTAGAGCCGCTAACGTGGCTGTTAATAAACCATATTGAAGAGGCGATAAACGTCGCCGTTGAATCTCCAGTGAGAGATTTGTTAACCACGGCGATACACAGAAATCCGGCAGCCAGCGGATTGCTGGTGCAAGCTGTAGCGACGAAATGCACGAATCTATCGCAGCCCAGTTTTATAAAGCGGCTATTGCAGTGCATTGAAGGCGCACACCATTCGCAAAGTGGCGCGGTAATAATGACTTTAATACCGCGATTATTATCTACCAAGTATCTCGCTTTGTCGAGGATGGCAGCGAAAATTGCGAGTCGTCGAGTAGAGATACTATTAACCACCGCCGTGGAAGACGTAAAAGATCAATTGTCGAAGGACGACATCGTGAAAATTATGGACATTCTACAGACCACGAAACTGGCAAGGAAACACGGGGGCTTGGTCAGTTTGCTGAACAAACTAGCTGTACAATGTTACGATTTATCACCGCTCGAGCTCGACCAGTGCAGGCCGTTCAATCCATCTACTGTGAAGAGCATTCAATTAGATCGTAATTGGTTTCTATCTCAGGTGAAACTGCGATGCTGTCACGCGAGCGCGAGTAATAATCCTATGGAATTAGCGCAATTATTGCAGGATCTAGATTTGGACGATTGCCTGAGCATTCTCTCTTGTAAAGagtttaatttgaaaattttaaaacactgTGTGATACTGGGAGCTCGACTCACTGTCGAGAAGTGCCAAAAGCTAGAATTCGGAAAAGCACAGAGcgagaaagatttttatttcgatgctAGCCCTTTGTACGTTGCTGCTAAACAATGTTTGTTAGAGCATATTCATTATATCTGCGAACTTTTACCGAAGCCACATCAGATCTACAATCCCGAAGCGGATAATACAAGCGGAATGGAACAGAAGTACGCCACCAGATTTTCTGAGCTGCTGAGCGACGCTTTGTATTGGGAAATTCTCTTTACGATAATTCCAACTGTTAAAGTTTACATGAAGACGTTACCAAAATTAGCTAAATACAACGTAGCGAAAATCGACATGAAATTCGAGGAGGATATCGCCAAGTTCTCCGTGCTGTGTCTCGAACTTGCACATTGGATGATTTACTCGGACAGAAAGAACGATCGCAAGTTAAAGCCGCACGACATGGACCTCGCGTTGAGTTGCGCGTCCGAAATTTTGCGGCACGCCGCTTCGAGTAAGATTTTCGGTGATAATTCACGTTATACTTGGGTTTGTTCCGCGACGATTTCTCTGACAAAAGTTATAGAAAGTATACTAACGACGGTGGATCCTTTACCGACCATGGATTATCAAGCGCTGGAACCGGCTCTTCAAGATGAGAATACAAAAGACTACGCCCGGGCGTGCATTCAAATGGCATCGATAGTCGCCTGGTTGGAAAAGTGCCAGGCGGATAGCACGACGAAGAATATCCCGccgtatttatttaatacaataaaatcgCTGATTATTAGCATAAGTCGTCAACCATTAGTTAACTCTTACATCTTGACACCTCCATTAGTATGGAAACACGGCTGTCATATCGTTGGCTCCGGCCCTACCAAATGCTATTTTCCGCTAATGTCATCTGAATCTAATCTTCTGCAGGAGGTAGACGTCCTGGAGCAATTTATCTATCGGGTAAACTTACTCGGCTGGACATCAAGGTCACAGTTTGAAGAAATCTGGATGGCATTCCTGAGCgttcttaattttttgcaaaacgaGAACACACCCTCGGACGAAATTACGGCTTTAATTCAAGCGAGTAGCCTAGCAATTCAAGCGATAACGAAATTATTGCTGCAAACTCTACTGCTACCGTATCCCGGTAATCCCGGCGCCAGCGTTCTGATTCATCATCCGAGAGATCCTCAACTATCCGTGCACAAAACCAGCTCCCAGAAGCTGTTCGTAATACAAGAGTTGCTTATGTGGAAATACGAATATATGAACAACGCAGAAAATAAGCACGGCTTGAAATTGAATCATATATTTCAGCGAGGCAACGTAGAAAGAACCGCGGCACCCGACAGATATATGTACAGCCAACTATCAGTCTCTTATTTATGGTCCCTGTGCAACCTGTACGAAGATAAATTGAATTCTTCCGTTCTTAACTTAAAAAACAGACGGAATGACGCACTGATGTCCGCCTCACTCGACTTAGATTCCTGTTTGCGCTTTCTGATCGAGCATTATACTATTTGGACGTCGCCGCATGCCAATACGCCCGTACAATTATTAACAGAAATTATGAAATCTATTCTAGCAATCTCGGAATTATTTCTCGAAAGATCGCAGTACCAATGGATGCTGGATGTGTGCCTAGAAATTTCAAGAGCTCATCCGATTGAAAATGTGATTTTACATCAATATCTAGCTATTTCTGTGTGTAAAGCCGCCGCCGTTCTAACACCTTTG GATCTGGACACATTGGATAAAGTAAAACGTATAGTGGACGTTAATTTAAAGTCGGTATTCCTAGCTTCCCGAGTATCCGCGCTCCACGgctctttatatttattacaaagtgCAGTACTGGCCAAGTGTGAGGAAACGATGAATATTATACATCCTCTAGCTATTGAATATATACAGAAGCACATCGACCCACAGGATTCGAATag CGTTTTGAATCAAAGCGAGGAGCATCAAGGCATAATGTGGGCTCTAGTGTTCTTTCTATTGGAGCATGCGGAGGATACACCGCCGGACACGGAAGCTCCAGCCGTTCTGGAGTTAGTCCTTTCTCTAGTCACGtcgcaaaatatttcatacgGTTTACATCAAACTCTACTGCAG ggTCTTGAAAGGCTGGTGGCGACGAAAAGCGTCGTCGGTAAGGTTGCCGAACAAATTGTTAAAGTTGCAATAGATCGATTGAAACAACCTAGCCCCCTGCTCGCATTACCGGCGATGCAACTTTTATTAACGTGCATGTATACGGAGGCGGCCGATCGATTGAATCAACCTGGCGTTGAGGAACCATTACCGGACGTGGAACCAGAAACGCTAGTTCGGTCCATCGAACGCACCTCGGCAATATTCGACAAAATTCGCAAAGGACATTCTATGGAAGTGGAGGTGTTATGCACAGTTCTATCTTGCCTCCTCGGGGACTTTTTCCCGCCCTCAGAGATTCTTACTAAAGTTATAGGAGAATTCCTGTCCCCGCAACAACCACATCCGAGATTACTTTCGGCAGTTGTCTTTAAA GTCTGTGAGAAAGCATGTACCTGCACGGAAATGGAGCTCCTTCAAGATTGGGTGGTTTTCAGTTTACCGAATTTTATTCAAAGTTTACCGATGGCAATGTCGACCTGGTGCTTGTCCTGTTTTTTTATAAGTGCATCTACAAATCATTGGCTGAGAGCTTT GTTTCCGTACGTTCAGTCGAGAATAGGAAAATACGAGTACgaagataagaaaatattgtGTATAGCTGCGTCGGATTTTTACCACAAA TTATCAAAAGAATCTCAAAAGAAAGCGTTTGTTGAAACTTTTGAAGCTGCTGCAAAGGAACCTGGAACTCCATTTACCGACATACTAGCCTCCTTTTAA